A genomic region of Zalophus californianus isolate mZalCal1 chromosome 11, mZalCal1.pri.v2, whole genome shotgun sequence contains the following coding sequences:
- the LOC113915105 gene encoding high affinity immunoglobulin epsilon receptor subunit beta-like isoform X2: MNKTLNSDRMPADIPPNQNQSTPLGKIETSSTLKHLLDKLQKFLKGNLEALGFIISGILTVASAKKQTTSLLKGNLGANILSTLVSIIGICILSYNLTKNGCYDCKKETFCLDIKLIANGLVIVLILLTCLQILISLPLSMLNYDVDDKNIHWISLLFCWKTPSEGLYQDLFPQTSIYQELERKKETPSRYPTDTSKQIGGCTSVF, translated from the exons ATGAACAAAACTTTGAATTCTGATAGGATGCCTGCGGACATTCctccaaaccaaaaccaaagtaCCCCATTGGGAAAGATAGAAACATCTAGTACCCTGAAACATCTACTAGACAAGCTGCAGAAATTCCTGAAGGGGAATCTAGAAGCACTGGGG TTTATCATTTCTGGAATTCTGACTGTTGCGTCTGCCAAGAAGCAAACAACATCACTG ctgaaaGGGAATCTAGGTGCTAACATTCTCAGCACCTTGGTCTCGATTATTGGGATCTGTATTCTGTCATACAATTTAACAAAAAACGGCTGCTATGATTGCAAGAAGGAAACTTTCTGTTTAGACATCAAATTAATTGCAAAT gGACTTGTGATTGTCCTAATTCTCCTAACTTGTCtgcaaattttaatttcattacctCTCTCCATGCTCAACTATGATGTGGATGACAAGAATATTCACTGG atttctttattgttttgctGGAAAACACCTTCTGAAGGTCTTTACCAAGATTTATTTCCTCAAACTTCAATCTATCAAGAACTTGAACGTAAGAAAGAAACACCTTCACGTTATCCCACAGATACTAGCAAACAAATAGGAGGCTGCACTTCTGTATTTTGA
- the LOC113915105 gene encoding high affinity immunoglobulin epsilon receptor subunit beta-like isoform X1: MNKTLNSDRMPADIPPNQNQSTPLGKIETSSTLKHLLDKLQKFLKGNLEALGVAQIMIGVKCFLYGIIGFLTPDFEMYRIIFFSIYTGFSFWGALSFIISGILTVASAKKQTTSLLKGNLGANILSTLVSIIGICILSYNLTKNGCYDCKKETFCLDIKLIANGLVIVLILLTCLQILISLPLSMLNYDVDDKNIHWISLLFCWKTPSEGLYQDLFPQTSIYQELERKKETPSRYPTDTSKQIGGCTSVF; encoded by the exons ATGAACAAAACTTTGAATTCTGATAGGATGCCTGCGGACATTCctccaaaccaaaaccaaagtaCCCCATTGGGAAAGATAGAAACATCTAGTACCCTGAAACATCTACTAGACAAGCTGCAGAAATTCCTGAAGGGGAATCTAGAAGCACTGGGG GTGGCTCAGATTATGATTGGTGTGAAATGCTTCTTATATGGGATAATTGGATTTCTTACTCCTGATTTTGAAATGTACAGAatcattttcttctcaatttaCACAGGCTTCTCCTTCTGGGGGGCATTGTCT TTTATCATTTCTGGAATTCTGACTGTTGCGTCTGCCAAGAAGCAAACAACATCACTG ctgaaaGGGAATCTAGGTGCTAACATTCTCAGCACCTTGGTCTCGATTATTGGGATCTGTATTCTGTCATACAATTTAACAAAAAACGGCTGCTATGATTGCAAGAAGGAAACTTTCTGTTTAGACATCAAATTAATTGCAAAT gGACTTGTGATTGTCCTAATTCTCCTAACTTGTCtgcaaattttaatttcattacctCTCTCCATGCTCAACTATGATGTGGATGACAAGAATATTCACTGG atttctttattgttttgctGGAAAACACCTTCTGAAGGTCTTTACCAAGATTTATTTCCTCAAACTTCAATCTATCAAGAACTTGAACGTAAGAAAGAAACACCTTCACGTTATCCCACAGATACTAGCAAACAAATAGGAGGCTGCACTTCTGTATTTTGA